A single Anatilimnocola floriformis DNA region contains:
- a CDS encoding GAP1-N2 domain-containing protein, which yields MPNRVEQAIFTSIRGKRMAGYQLTSRSGGIDDDVAQQLSNWGPAHDSLESRLGRNSVNVFPIDEQQLCISYTQLAGAEYSGRAGGRVYTHCFVIDRDALAPFQFNPFPVLRAFRSAGRTQPRRDPPPTLDSFELVGRSSNGASNTRVAVHTLLAEDICEKLMWALAAGQPVYLAGDAALDTAVEAVLQLLDDDRAEVSFTTGLRISPRRSFQLQAVPNDAVLLRQLQRNEHAVVVQLPVQTSSPTRDTNTISGTRLF from the coding sequence ATGCCAAACCGAGTCGAACAAGCAATCTTCACCAGCATCCGCGGCAAGCGGATGGCCGGCTATCAACTGACCTCGCGCAGCGGCGGCATTGATGACGATGTTGCCCAACAGCTCAGCAACTGGGGCCCGGCCCACGACAGCCTGGAATCTCGTCTCGGCCGAAACAGTGTGAACGTCTTTCCCATCGACGAGCAGCAGCTCTGCATCAGCTATACGCAACTCGCCGGTGCGGAATACAGCGGCCGCGCGGGAGGGCGAGTTTACACGCACTGCTTCGTCATCGATCGCGATGCCCTGGCGCCGTTTCAGTTCAATCCGTTTCCAGTGCTCCGCGCCTTTCGCAGCGCCGGCCGAACGCAGCCGCGGCGCGATCCACCGCCGACGCTCGACTCGTTTGAACTCGTCGGCCGCTCGTCGAACGGTGCCTCAAACACGCGCGTTGCTGTCCACACGCTGCTGGCCGAAGACATCTGCGAGAAACTGATGTGGGCTCTCGCGGCTGGTCAGCCGGTTTATTTGGCCGGCGACGCCGCACTCGATACGGCCGTGGAAGCAGTATTGCAATTGCTCGACGACGATCGGGCCGAAGTTTCGTTCACGACCGGACTACGGATTTCGCCGCGGCGATCGTTTCAATTGCAAGCCGTTCCCAACGACGCGGTGCTTTTGCGACAACTCCAGCGCAACGAGCATGCGGTGGTCGTGCAGCTTCCCGTTCAGACCAGCTCGCCGACGCGCGATACCAACACGATCAGCGGAACCAGACTCTTTTAG
- a CDS encoding TRAFAC clade GTPase domain-containing protein, with protein sequence MRATGQLELDSYRLAQYTVSCPCYICGGGNNFDADLCRHCYAPMALVHQANSQKIHPRMVAAIGSSGAGKTVYLGMLADMLSKGRDDLQLLARGAFSIGLQERTMAALARCEFPAKTPTEPDRWNWVHCQILRKKLKPVELILPDLAGEALLEEIDHPNTFPVIRAFLGKCSGVLVLIDALRCQAGEADEDFRAMKLLSYLCELQADKKTGWASKAVALVFTKADQCDNCFDDPAQFARRHTPGLYLQCRERLKKHAFFAAGVAGACGYRLEGRGRIHVPLRIEPRGVVEPFHWLLDEVVK encoded by the coding sequence ATGAGAGCGACCGGACAACTCGAACTCGATTCCTACCGCCTGGCCCAATACACCGTTTCGTGCCCCTGCTACATCTGCGGCGGTGGCAACAACTTCGACGCCGATCTCTGCCGCCATTGCTACGCGCCGATGGCGCTTGTGCATCAGGCCAACTCGCAGAAGATCCATCCGCGCATGGTTGCCGCCATCGGTTCGTCGGGCGCAGGCAAAACGGTGTATCTTGGCATGCTCGCCGACATGCTTTCCAAAGGCCGCGATGATCTGCAGCTGCTCGCCCGCGGTGCATTCTCGATCGGCTTGCAAGAGCGGACGATGGCTGCGCTCGCGCGCTGCGAGTTCCCCGCGAAAACTCCTACCGAACCCGATCGCTGGAATTGGGTCCATTGCCAGATCCTCCGCAAAAAGTTGAAGCCGGTCGAACTCATCCTGCCGGATCTCGCCGGCGAAGCGCTGCTGGAAGAAATCGATCACCCGAACACTTTCCCAGTGATTCGCGCCTTCCTCGGCAAGTGCTCGGGCGTGCTCGTGCTCATCGATGCACTCCGCTGTCAGGCCGGCGAAGCCGATGAAGATTTTCGCGCGATGAAGCTGCTGAGTTATCTGTGCGAGCTACAGGCAGACAAGAAGACCGGCTGGGCGAGCAAAGCTGTGGCGCTCGTCTTCACCAAAGCCGATCAATGCGACAACTGCTTTGACGACCCCGCGCAGTTTGCGCGGCGGCACACGCCTGGCCTCTACCTGCAATGCCGCGAACGGCTGAAGAAGCATGCTTTCTTTGCCGCCGGCGTGGCCGGGGCGTGCGGCTATCGCCTGGAAGGGCGTGGCCGCATTCATGTGCCGCTGCGCATCGAACCGCGCGGCGTCGTCGAGCCGTTTCATTGGTTGCTCGACGAAGTGGTGAAATGA
- a CDS encoding formylglycine-generating enzyme family protein has product MNSVMNTTWLTSFPTWAWDQVSRFRAKDPPAQQPLSIESIIASAEQSGEPETDLVLQMISQGRYSLLLRPQIATNLRTDQLHSAEEALDATMSCVPAGPVIMRPRRFEDLDELELARSERIVDVDGYFLDRYPVTNEQYLKFVQDGGYEQMNLWDATIWPAVLGFTDSSGLSGPRYWKHGRPTDPKLPHPVVGICWYEAAAYARWAGKRLASDPEWVKAGAWPIVADNASPQQRRYPWGDALDRKLAHVWGSGADDTTSTRAHAGGASVGGVNDLCGNVWEWTSTSFGVWDLANLKIETATPMRSIRGGAFDTYFDSQCHLHFQSGESPLARKHNIGFRCAVGFCDVASYQTPEQEAAA; this is encoded by the coding sequence ATGAATTCGGTGATGAACACAACCTGGCTGACGAGTTTTCCGACGTGGGCGTGGGACCAAGTCTCGCGCTTCCGCGCGAAAGATCCGCCGGCGCAACAGCCGTTGTCGATCGAGAGCATCATTGCCTCGGCTGAACAATCGGGTGAGCCAGAGACGGATCTCGTGCTGCAGATGATTTCGCAGGGTCGCTATTCGCTGCTGCTGCGGCCACAAATTGCCACGAACTTGCGGACCGATCAATTGCACTCGGCCGAGGAAGCACTCGACGCGACCATGTCTTGCGTTCCCGCCGGTCCCGTCATCATGCGGCCACGGCGGTTTGAGGATCTGGATGAACTCGAGCTCGCGCGGAGCGAACGAATCGTCGACGTCGACGGCTACTTTCTCGATCGCTATCCCGTGACGAACGAGCAGTACTTGAAGTTTGTGCAGGATGGCGGCTACGAACAGATGAATTTGTGGGACGCCACCATCTGGCCCGCCGTACTGGGGTTTACCGACAGCTCTGGTTTATCTGGCCCCCGCTATTGGAAGCATGGCAGACCGACTGATCCAAAGCTGCCGCATCCGGTGGTCGGCATCTGTTGGTATGAAGCAGCCGCATACGCACGCTGGGCCGGCAAACGCCTGGCATCCGATCCCGAATGGGTGAAGGCTGGGGCTTGGCCAATCGTCGCCGACAATGCGTCTCCGCAGCAACGGCGCTATCCCTGGGGCGATGCTCTCGATCGCAAGCTGGCTCACGTGTGGGGCAGCGGCGCTGACGATACGACTAGCACGCGCGCTCATGCGGGTGGCGCGAGTGTTGGCGGTGTGAACGATCTGTGTGGCAACGTCTGGGAATGGACGAGCACCAGCTTCGGCGTGTGGGATCTCGCCAATCTCAAGATCGAAACGGCGACACCGATGCGGAGTATTCGCGGCGGCGCTTTCGACACCTACTTTGATTCGCAATGTCACCTTCACTTTCAGAGCGGTGAAAGCCCGCTCGCCCGCAAGCACAACATTGGCTTTCGCTGCGCCGTCGGCTTCTGCGACGTCGCCAGCTATCAGACGCCCGAACAGGAGGCCGCCGCATGA